From Vanrija pseudolonga chromosome 1, complete sequence, a single genomic window includes:
- the ckb-2 gene encoding Casein kinase II subunit beta-2 — protein sequence MDDLSTGSESDYSNTWIAWFLSTKGNEYFSEVDEDYILDRFNLTGLNSEVVQEYQRALDLITDNLDDEDLDDETREAVETSARFLYGLIHARYIVTSRGLQKMLDKYRKADFGRCPRVYCSGQPLLPVGLTDVPYQKAVKLYCPRCEDIYSPKSNRHGSIDGAYFGTTFPHMLFMAYPQMIPSKGQPASGDRADLRREPTGIGGVSTAAAALKADTYESKIFGFRVHEEAQLARWRRARRNAQIQRLEELENRPTL from the exons atggaCGACCTCTCCACGGGGTCAGAGAGCGACTACTCGAACAC CTGGATCGCCTGGTTCCTCTCGACCAAGGGAAAT GAATACTTTTCcgaagtcgacgaggactACATCCTCGACCGGTTCAACCTGACCGGGCTCAACAgcgaggtcgtgcaggagtaccagcgcgcgctcgacctcatcaCGGACAACCTGG ACGACGaagacctcgacgacgagacccgcgaggcggtcgagacGTCGGCACGTTTCCTGTACGGCCTCATCCACGCGCGCTACATTGTCACCTCGCGCGGGCTGCAGAAGATG ctcgacaagTACCGCAAAGCCGACTTTGGGCGCTGCCCCCGTGTCTACTGCTCGGGCCAGCCGTTGCTACCCGTCGGACTGACCGACGTCCCCTACCAGAAGGCCGTCAAGCTCTACTGCCCGCGCTGCGAGGACATTTACAGCCCAAAGTCGAACCGCCACGGCTCGATCGACGGCGCATACTTTGGCACCACGTTCCCCCACATGCTCTTCATGGCCTACCCCCAGATGATCCCCTCCAAGGGCCagccggcgtcgggcgaccgcgccgacctgcgccgcgagccaaCCGGCATCGGAGGCGTCAgcaccgccgctgcggccctTAAGGCCGACACGTACGAGTCCAAGATCTTCGGATTCCGTGTTCATGAGgaggcgcagctcgcccgctggcggcgcgcgcggcgcaacGC GCAGATCCAGcgtctcgaggagctcgagaacAGGCCCACTTTGTAA
- the Vps33a_1 gene encoding Vacuolar protein sorting-associated protein 33A yields the protein MASAAAAVAGPSRLPPPSTSGDSESTAVHAHAHRAGPDVGVLRELGKQALVEALNDIQGTKTLVLDPALAGPLGLVIDVASLKHHGVDKMFWLEPGLLTVNTRNVIWLCRPKRAHMRVIAEQVRAAPGLQYTALLVPRATELCRRVLEDEGVAGDITVSEFKLELIPIEDDVLSMELEDVSRDVFLRGDETPIYYAALALNTLQRAFGTIPRVIAKGDAAKKLATLMEQQRPDVDPSTDIDSIIILDRAVDWVSPMCTQLTYEGMLDEFIGISHAHIEVEPNLLDPNAAPGSKKRKQHLAASDKLFHDIRDLNFAVVGARLSKLARRLEGDFAGAKKLESVSQMKDFTGKLGSLKAEQQSLRLHTALTERLMPVTQTPDFNKALEAQQNLVAGYDPLAQLAIIEDLLLQQAPLSYVLRSAVLLSLTSGGIKPKSLETFKRDFLQTYGYHHLPLLVALQDLGLLVKAPAPTPFAAARKPFRLVVDDVDDSHPDDISYVYSGYAPLSIRLVQAAAQRSALTGDAKGDIVRSEGKRPPTGFKGLEAAVAAIPGAVVDSNESTPHRQPRSESRRTTLVFFLGGCTYTEIAALRFMSKQHGRRFMVATTGMINGTTLLNSFGDAEPVPLQRR from the exons AtggcatcagcagcagcagcagtagcggGGCCCTCGCgcctgcccccgccctcgacgtcgggcgaCTCGGAGAGCACCGCGGtgcacgcccacgcccaccgcgccgggccagacgtcggcgtcctgcgcgagctgggcaAGCAGGCCCTCGTTGAGGCGCTGAATGAT ATACAGGGCACCAAGACACTCGTGCTggaccccgcgctcgcggggcCTCTGGGCCTCGTCATCGACGTCGCGAGTCTCAAG CACCATGGCGTCGACAAAATGTTCTGGCTCGAACCCGGCCTCCTCACCGTCAACACGCGCAACGTCATCTGGCTGTGCCGGCCCAAGCGGGCGCACATGCGCGTCATCGCCGAGcaggtgcgcgccgccccggGGCTGCAGTACActgcgctgctggtgccgcgGGCGACCGAGCTGtgccgccgcgtgctcgaggacgagggggttGCGGGGGACATTACCGTGTCGGAG TTCAAACTCGAGCTCATCCCGATCGAGGACGATGTGCTGTCCATGGAGCTGGAGGATGTGTCGCGGGACGTGTTCCTT CGTGGAGACGAGACGCCCATCTACTACGCCGCCCTGGCGCTCAACACACTCCAGAGAGCCTTTGGTACCATTCCTCGGGTCATCGCCAAGGGCGATGCGGCCAAG AAACTCGCCACGTTGATGGAGCAGCAACggcccgacgtcgacccGTCCACCGACATCGACAGCATCATCATTCTCGACCGTGCCGTCGACTGGGTCAGCCCGATGTGCACCCAGTTGACGTACGAGGGCATGCTCGATGAGTTTATCGGCATCAGTCATG CACACATCGAGGTGGAGCCAAACCTCCTGGACCCTAACGCCGCGCCAGGCagcaagaagcgcaagcagcACCTCGCGGCAAGCGACAAGCTCTTCCACGATATCCGGGACTTGAACTTTGCTGTTGTTGGCGCTCGCCTGTCCAAACTCGCACGAcggctcgagggcgacttTGCTGGTGCCAAGAAGCTGGAGAGCGTGTCCCAGATGAAGGACTTCACCGGCAAGCTGGGCTCActcaaggccgagcagcaGAGCCTGCGATTGC atACCGCCCTTACCGAGCGCCTCATGCCCGTCACCCAGACGCCAGATTTCAACAAGGCCCTCGAGGCTCAGCAGAACCTAGTGGCAGGGTacgacccgctcgcgcagctcgccatTATCGAGGACCTCTTGTTGCAGCAGGCACCTCTTTCCTACGTTCTTCGCTCCGCCGTACTCCTCAGCCTGACATCGGGTGGCATCAAGCCCAAGTCGCTGGAAACGTTCAAGCGCGACTTCCTCCAGACCTACGGTTATCACCACCTGCCTCTCCTCGTTGCTCTGCAGGACCTCGGTCTGTTGGTCAAGGCGCCAGCCCCAACACCGTTCGCGGCTGCGCGCAAGCCGTTCCGCCTTGTTGTCGACGATGTGGACGACTCGCACCCGGACGACATCTCGTACGTCTACTCTGGCTACGCCCCACTTTCGATTCGTCTCGTacaggccgcggcgcagcgttCCGCGCTCACAGGCGACGCCAAGGGCGACATTGTGCGCTCAGAGGGCAagcggccgccgacgggctTCAAGGgactcgaggccgccgtcgcggccatccccggcgccgtggtcgacAGCAACGAGTCGAcaccccaccgccagccgcgctCAGAATCGCGCCGCACGACACTCGTCTTCTTCCTGGGCGGGTGCACGTACACTGAGATTGCCGCCCTGCGGTTCATGAGCAAGCAGCACGGACGGCGGTTCatggtcgcgacgacgggcatgATCAACGGCACGACACTGTTGAACTCGtttggcgacgccgagcctgTCCCACTTCAGCGGAGGTAG
- the SPAC1782.12c gene encoding UPF0382 membrane protein codes for MSAQTLFRAGAALTATGMSFGAFGAHALRARFPELPEKSHTSWMTGSSYLIFNGLALLAISAHPSVALGARRYKTAAGLIIGGALTFSGTIFGLVLWRDQVAKVFGPLTPLGGLAMISGLVHHAHE; via the exons ATGAGCGCCCAGACCTTGttccgcgccggcgccgcttTGA ccgccacTGGCATGTCGTTTGGCGCGTTTGGCGCCCAcgccctccgcgcgcgcTTCCCCGAGCTGCCCGAGAAGTCACACACGTCGTGGATGACGGGCTCGAGCTACCTCATTTTCAACGGCCTCGCACTGCTCGCCATCTCGGCCCACCCGTCcgttgccctcggcgcgcgcaggtACAAGACGGCTGCCGGCCTCATTATCGGCGGCGCCCTCACCTTCAGCGGCACAATCTttggcctcgtcctctggcgcGACCAGGTCGCCAAGGTGTTCGGCCCGCTCACTCCCCTCGGCGGCTTGGCCATGATCTCTGGGTTGGTACACCACGCACATGAATAA
- the YNG2 gene encoding Chromatin modification-related protein YNG2, whose protein sequence is MAGAQAQLHVYPHFNHEEAAAVAAEFVQSLDNLQGEVTFLLQEIREKDERIGQLLNRINQRHYGLTKSIKNLSSANAQPSTATFTLPIPAGAALPTAHLSTKDAQNVAKIQTEWGKIESLQAEKIKLAERLERIVLRARERGKNEWHKVGGMDIDELDTDVKMGDLGGAEVLLPAQGLGSGSDARHVKRRNKPGNMPLAAAISAGSSMGTLVGSPGSMPPPPAPRAGSVSRATGGARGARAERHQSIATTMSDVDADGEVEMADGGDVEADDAIYCFCQQKSYGEMIGCDNDKCQFEWFHVKCVNINGQLPDTWYCPDCVQKLGLSSSDGKVAKDRKGRRK, encoded by the exons ATGGCGGGAGCACAGGCGCAGCTTCACGTGTACCCGCACTTCAAccacgaggaggcggcggcagtcgcGGCGGAATTCGTGCAGA GTCTCGACAACCTCCAGGGCGAGGTGACGTTTCTGCTGCAGGAGATCCGGGAGAAGGATGAGCGGATAGGCC AACTGCTCAACCGCATCAACCAGCGGCACTATGGCCTGACGAAGAGCATCAAGAACCTGTCGTCGGCCAACGCGCAGCCCTCAACAGCGACCTTCACCCTCCCCATCCCGGCGGGTGCGGCGCTCCCCACGGCCCACCTGAGCACCAAGGACGCGCAGAACGTCGCCAAGATCCAGACCGAGTGGGGCAAGATCGAGTCGCTGCAGGCCGAGAAgatcaagctcgccgagcggctggAGCGCATCGTGCTGCGTGCGCGAGAGCGCGGAAAGAACGAGTGGCACAAGGTCGGCGGCATGGACATTGACGAGCTGGACACGGACGTCAAGATGGGCGACTTGGGCGGCGCAGAGGTGCTCCTGCCTGCCCAggggctcggcagcggcagcgacgcgcgccacgTCAAGCGGCGCAACAAGCCCGGCAATATGCCATTAGCCGCCGCCATCagcgccggcagcagcatggGCACGCTCGTCGGCTCGCCGGGCAGCatgccgcccccgcctgcgccgcgtgcGGGCAGCGTCTCGCGCGCTACTGGTGGCGCACGCGGTGCCCGCGCAGAGCGCCACCAGAGCATCGCAACGACCATGTCGGATgtggacgccgacggcgaggtcgagatggcggacggcggcgacgtcgaggccgacgacgcaaTCTACTGCTTCTGCCAGCAGAAGAGCTACGGCGAGATGATTGGGTGCGACAACGACAAGTGCCAGTTTGAATGG TTCCACGTCAAGTGCGTCAATATCAACGGACAGCTGCCGGATACGTGGTACTGCCCCGACTGTGTGCAAAAGCTTGGGCTCAGCTCGAGCGACGGCAAGGTGGCCAAGGACAGAAAGGGACGGAGAAAGTAg
- the Vps33a_1 gene encoding Vacuolar protein sorting-associated protein 33A codes for MASAAAAVAGPSRLPPPSTSGDSESTAVHAHAHRAGPDVGVLRELGKQALVEALNDIQGTKTLVLDPALAGPLGLVIDVASLKHHGVDKMFWLEPGLLTVNTRNVIWLCRPKRAHMRVIAEQVRAAPGLQYTALLVPRATELCRRVLEDEGVAGDITVSEVRQGFEMALTLQFKLELIPIEDDVLSMELEDVSRDVFLVGHHILRSYLLTPQRGDETPIYYAALALNTLQRAFGTIPRVIAKGDAAKKLATLMEQQRPDVDPSTDIDSIIILDRAVDWVSPMCTQLTYEGMLDEFIGISHAHIEVEPNLLDPNAAPGSKKRKQHLAASDKLFHDIRDLNFAVVGARLSKLARRLEGDFAGAKKLESVSQMKDFTGKLGSLKAEQQSLRLHTALTERLMPVTQTPDFNKALEAQQNLVAGYDPLAQLAIIEDLLLQQAPLSYVLRSAVLLSLTSGGIKPKSLETFKRDFLQTYGYHHLPLLVALQDLGLLVKAPAPTPFAAARKPFRLVVDDVDDSHPDDISYVYSGYAPLSIRLVQAAAQRSALTGDAKGDIVRSEGKRPPTGFKGLEAAVAAIPGAVVDSNESTPHRQPRSESRRTTLVFFLGGCTYTEIAALRFMSKQHGRRFMVATTGMINGTTLLNSFGDAEPVPLQRR; via the exons AtggcatcagcagcagcagcagtagcggGGCCCTCGCgcctgcccccgccctcgacgtcgggcgaCTCGGAGAGCACCGCGGtgcacgcccacgcccaccgcgccgggccagacgtcggcgtcctgcgcgagctgggcaAGCAGGCCCTCGTTGAGGCGCTGAATGAT ATACAGGGCACCAAGACACTCGTGCTggaccccgcgctcgcggggcCTCTGGGCCTCGTCATCGACGTCGCGAGTCTCAAG CACCATGGCGTCGACAAAATGTTCTGGCTCGAACCCGGCCTCCTCACCGTCAACACGCGCAACGTCATCTGGCTGTGCCGGCCCAAGCGGGCGCACATGCGCGTCATCGCCGAGcaggtgcgcgccgccccggGGCTGCAGTACActgcgctgctggtgccgcgGGCGACCGAGCTGtgccgccgcgtgctcgaggacgagggggttGCGGGGGACATTACCGTGTCGGAGGTGAGGCAGGGGTTCGAGATGGCGCTGACGCTACAGTTCAAACTCGAGCTCATCCCGATCGAGGACGATGTGCTGTCCATGGAGCTGGAGGATGTGTCGCGGGACGTGTTCCTTGTAGGTCACCACATTCTCAGGTCCTACCTACTTACACCTCAGCGTGGAGACGAGACGCCCATCTACTACGCCGCCCTGGCGCTCAACACACTCCAGAGAGCCTTTGGTACCATTCCTCGGGTCATCGCCAAGGGCGATGCGGCCAAG AAACTCGCCACGTTGATGGAGCAGCAACggcccgacgtcgacccGTCCACCGACATCGACAGCATCATCATTCTCGACCGTGCCGTCGACTGGGTCAGCCCGATGTGCACCCAGTTGACGTACGAGGGCATGCTCGATGAGTTTATCGGCATCAGTCATG CACACATCGAGGTGGAGCCAAACCTCCTGGACCCTAACGCCGCGCCAGGCagcaagaagcgcaagcagcACCTCGCGGCAAGCGACAAGCTCTTCCACGATATCCGGGACTTGAACTTTGCTGTTGTTGGCGCTCGCCTGTCCAAACTCGCACGAcggctcgagggcgacttTGCTGGTGCCAAGAAGCTGGAGAGCGTGTCCCAGATGAAGGACTTCACCGGCAAGCTGGGCTCActcaaggccgagcagcaGAGCCTGCGATTGC atACCGCCCTTACCGAGCGCCTCATGCCCGTCACCCAGACGCCAGATTTCAACAAGGCCCTCGAGGCTCAGCAGAACCTAGTGGCAGGGTacgacccgctcgcgcagctcgccatTATCGAGGACCTCTTGTTGCAGCAGGCACCTCTTTCCTACGTTCTTCGCTCCGCCGTACTCCTCAGCCTGACATCGGGTGGCATCAAGCCCAAGTCGCTGGAAACGTTCAAGCGCGACTTCCTCCAGACCTACGGTTATCACCACCTGCCTCTCCTCGTTGCTCTGCAGGACCTCGGTCTGTTGGTCAAGGCGCCAGCCCCAACACCGTTCGCGGCTGCGCGCAAGCCGTTCCGCCTTGTTGTCGACGATGTGGACGACTCGCACCCGGACGACATCTCGTACGTCTACTCTGGCTACGCCCCACTTTCGATTCGTCTCGTacaggccgcggcgcagcgttCCGCGCTCACAGGCGACGCCAAGGGCGACATTGTGCGCTCAGAGGGCAagcggccgccgacgggctTCAAGGgactcgaggccgccgtcgcggccatccccggcgccgtggtcgacAGCAACGAGTCGAcaccccaccgccagccgcgctCAGAATCGCGCCGCACGACACTCGTCTTCTTCCTGGGCGGGTGCACGTACACTGAGATTGCCGCCCTGCGGTTCATGAGCAAGCAGCACGGACGGCGGTTCatggtcgcgacgacgggcatgATCAACGGCACGACACTGTTGAACTCGtttggcgacgccgagcctgTCCCACTTCAGCGGAGGTAG
- the Vps37a gene encoding Vacuolar protein sorting-associated protein 37A — protein MATPLLQQFPSLASYPPAFLKDLLSSPELTEAFLYSLPEVQQLAADVERLGRENDEVARQNLALRDELVALREATAQSYNHAEALKAQWTEIDKAQTNLYQRQRPSFLHMRLRHSLTAQDDASEKIATAFIEGTGTGRDRALDEFIADFKAARKTYHKRAIWAERLNPDYNTWFYVNTKAPGGPKSSWTHPADEAPPAGGFASPSGPPPSANEKASYQPNASQQQSNDGDEKKTRGGLFSKLTGKNNNNQQPPPQYQQQQGYGGGYQQQQAYGQRPMGYGQPQMGYGQPQMGYGQPMYGQPMMGGYPQQPMVVQQQPQRQGMGAGTGAMLGMGGGLLGGMMIGNMMSNYSHDQYMDGYMDGQAQDNYDGGGGFDGGGDFGGGDF, from the exons ATGGCGACCCCGCTCCTACAACAGTTTCCATCCCTCGCATCCTATCCACCGGCGTTTCTCAAGGACTTGCTGAGCTCACCAGAGCTGACAGAAGCATTCCTATACTCGCTCCCAGAggtgcagcagctcgccgcaGACGTAGAGCGGCTCGGACGGGAGAATGATGAAGTGGCCC GCCAGAACCTCGCGTTGAgagacgagctcgtcgcacTGCGGGAAGCGACGGCCCAATCATACaaccacgccgaggcgctcaaggcgcagTGGACCGAGATTGACAAGGCGCAAACCAACCTCTACCAG CGTCAGCGACCGTCCTTCCTTCACATGCGCCTGCGACACAGTCTCACGGCTCAGGATGACGCGAGCGAGAAGATTGCGACGGCGTTCATTGAGGGTACGGGGACG GGGCGTGACCGTGCACTGGACGAGTTTATCGCCGACTTCAAGGCCGCGCGCAAGACGTATCACAAGCGGGCTATTTGGGCCGAGCG GCTTAACCCCGACTACAACACCTGGTTCTACGTCAACACCAAGGCGCCCGGTGGCCCAAAATCGTCGTGGACGCA CCCTGCCGACGAGGCACCTCCCGCCGGCGGCTTCGCTTCGCCCTCCGGCCCGCCCCCGAGCGCCAACGAGAAGGCGTCGTACCAGCCTAATGCTTCCCAGCAGCAGAgcaacgacggcgacgagaagaagacgcgcggcggcctcttCTCCAAGCTGACGGGcaagaacaacaacaaccagcagcccccgccccagtaccagcagcagcagggctaCGGCGGAGGataccagcagcagcaggcttACGGCCAGCGCCCCATGGGCTACGGCCAGCCGCAGATGGGTTACGGCCAGCCCCAGATGGGCTACGGTCAGCCCATGTACGGCCAGCCCATGATGGGCGGATACCCCCAGCAGCCCATGGtcgtccagcagcagccccagaGGCAGGGCATGGGCGCGGGTACCGGC GCAATGCTCGGTATGGGTGGTGGTCTCCTCGGTGGTATGATGATCGGCAACATGATGTCCAAC TACAGCCACGACCAGTACATGGACGGCTACATGGACGGACAGGCCCAGGACAACtacgacggcggtggcggatTCGATGGCGGAGGAGATTTCGGTGGCGGGGACTTCTAA
- the CNBE2340 gene encoding Patatin-like phospholipase domain-containing protein yields the protein MPTTTFAKHNSQAQDDDIPDGVDPVLWTKDYINEEHLAAFKHALELPDTSAFDGANTPAVQKSPVFSPVEGGPEWSPNIEKLTATSDFATGHSLGLTYHLIRWPLLGFLFLIISIEFGLYVGTRQIVNVFEYFLAWRGQKGSLRKKLRAATTYPEWKQAAREMDTYLGFDEWKQSEDDSYFDYNLVRRVRHTLARFRTNKDTRGLMDALAVCVRPNFAGTESVKMYSETFFGTKRVIEAHVNEVAESLDFVRRATDVSLEEKRAFFRAINNNYGSSALCLSGGASFGYYHFGVLKAFLDTDLLPRVITGTSAGGLIAALACTHTDAELKQLIRPELARKLCAFDDPPLASLKRWWDTGARYSAYDWARKAMFFTRGSLTFKEAYELTGRALNVTVVPSDRHSPTILLNHLTAPNCIIWSAIIASAAVPGILNPVVLMAKDRNGQILPHNLGGSRFKDGSLREDIPLGSLHTQFNCNFSIVSQTNPHIHLFFFAPRGSVGRPVAHRKGRGWRGGFILSALESYIKLDLSKHFKVIRDLDLMPQILQSDWSGVFLQRFSGDLTITPRTTLRDWFNLLSDPDEHYFKRMLAVSQRTSWPSLHMVENRTKIERAIFRGRAEVRLALHRDRPTTDRNEASRTNSLAAPVPIESDADAAIAFRARRHRAELTPEAASALRRRRGLRRGEFPDHLAPPTNNTLHATPPPSEPQPPSPTIPRTFSTTIGDTFRNMRTPSISGFSSSLRNRYPDHTTPNTRSSSRLGIARWFSTTGSDSDDEEDDVNAPSPIPNFELDTYDGDDIFVSSSADEGVPSSDTAPGSDEAHQDAA from the exons ATGCCCACCACCACGTTCGCTAAACACAACTCCCAAGCCCAGGACGATGACATTCCCGACGGTGTCGACCCAGTCCTCTGGACCAAAGACTACATCAATGAGGA GCATCTCGCGGCATTCAagcacgcgctcgagctACCCGACACGTCCGCATTCGATGGGGCCAACACACCCGCAGTCCAAAAGTCACCAGTGTTCTCGCCCGTCGAGGGTGGACCAGAATGGTCCCCAAACATTGAGAAGCTCACAGCGACGTCCGACTTTGCT ACGGGCCACTCTCTTGGGCTTACCTACCACCTCATCCGGTGGCCCCTTCTG GGATTCTTATTCCTGATCATCTCGATCGAGTTTGGCCTCTATGTCGGAACACGCCAGATCGTAAACGTGTTCGAATACTTCCTTGCGTGGCGCGGACAGAAGGGTTCGCTCCGGAAGAAGCTGAGAGCAGCGACCACGTACCCAGAATGGAAGCAGGCGGCCCGGGAGATGGACACGTATCTCGGCTTCGACGAGTGGAAGCAGAGCGAAGACGACTCCTACTTCGACTACAATCTCGTCCGCCGGGTTCGCCACACCCTCGCCCGGTTCCGCACAAACAAGGACACCCGTGGCCTTATGGACGCCCTGGCGGTGTGCGTTCGACCCAACTTTGCTGGCACAGAGAGCGTCAAAATGTACTCTGAGACATTCTTCGGCACCAAGCGCGTCATCGAAGCACACGTCAACGAGGTTGCCGAGAGTCTCGACTTTGTACGCCGAGCCACCGACGTCTCGTTGGAAGAGAAGCGCGCATTCTTCCGTGCTATCAACAACAATtacggctcgagcgcgctTTGTCTGTCTGGTGGTGCCTCGTTCGGCTACTACCACTTTGGTGTGCTCAAGGCCTTCCTCGACACCGACCTGCTCCCTCGTGTCATCACCGGGACATCTGCTGGTGGATTGATTGCTGCCCTCGCATGCACCCACACCGAtgccgagctcaagcagcTCATTCGCCCCGAGCTCGCTCGCAAGCTCTGCGCCTTTGATGaccctcccctcgcctccctcAAGCGATGGTGGGACACTGGCGCGCGATACTCGGCCTATGACTGGGCTCGcaag GCCATGTTCTTCACCCGTGGTTCCTTGACATTCAAGGAGGCTTACGAGCTCACTGGCCGTGCGCTCAATGTCACTGTCGTTCCTTCCGACCGCCACTCGCCGACAATTCTCCTCAACCACCTGACCGCCCCTAACTGTATCATCTGGTCGGCCATTATTGCCTCGGCTGCGGTTCCTGGCATCTTGAACCCCGTCGTCCTCATGGCAAAGGACCGTAACGGGCAGATCCTGCCTCACAATCTTGGCGGCTCGCGCTTCAAGGACGGCAGTCTTCGTGAAGACATTCCCCTCGGCAGCTTGCACACCCAGTTCAACTGCAACTTCTCGATCGTTTCCCAGACCAACCCCCACATCCACCTCTTCTTCTTTGCCCCTCGCGGATCAGTCGGACGACCTGTCGCTCATCGCAAGGGCCGTGGATGGCGTGGTGGTTTCATTctctcggcgctcgagtCGTACATCAAGCTGGACCTCTCCAAGCACTTCAAGGTCATTCGCGACCTTGATCTCATGCCGCAGATACTGCAGAGTGACTGGAGTGGCGTCTTCCTGCAGCGCTTCTCTGGCGACCTTACCATCACGCCTCGTACGACCCTCCGAGACTGGTTCAACCTCCTTTCCGACCCAGACGAGCACTACTTCAAGCGCATGCTTGCCGTGTCGCAGCGCACCAGCTGGCCATCTCTCCACATGGTTGAGAACCGCACCAAGATTGAACGTGCCATCTTCCGTGGACGCGCCGAAGTCCGACTCGCCCTACACCGTGACCGGCCCACGACCGACCGCAACGAGGCCTCCCGCACCAACTCCCTCGCTGCTCCTGTGCCGATCGagtcggacgccgacgccgccattGCGTTCCGCGCACGTCGCCACCGTGCTGAGCTCACTCCCGAGGCTGCCTCGgcgcttcggcgccgccggggctTGCGGCGTGGAGAGTTTCCAGACCATCTGGCCCCTCCCACCAACAACACGTTGCAcgccaccccaccaccatccgAGCCGCAGCCCCCGTCTCCCACGATACCCCGCACCTTTTCCACTACCATTGGCGATACATTTCGCAACATGCGTACGCCATCCATCTCGGGCTTTTCCTCATCACTCCGTAATCGCTACCCTGACCACACGACACCTAACACGCGTTCCAGTTCCCGCCTCGGCATTGCCCGCTGGTTTAGCACCACAGGCTCCGACTctgacgacgaagaggacgatGTCAACGCTCCCTCCCCCATCCCAAACTTTGAGCTCGACACATACGACGGCGATGACATCTTTGTCAGCAGCAGTGCCGACGAAGGTGTGCCCTCGTCGGACACTGCTCCGGGGTCAGACGAGGCGCACCAGGATGCGGCTTAA